The nucleotide window GGGCAGTCGGTGGGCTGCGCGTCGTCCGTTGCCGACGGGACCGTCTACGTCGGGACGACAGATCGGAACAACAGAGGACCACCCGGACGTGCCTTCGCGCTCGACACCGAGAGCGGTGCCCCCGACTGGAGAGTTACACTCGACGCCGGTGTACGCACGGACCCCGCGGTCACCCCGGAGGCGATCGTCGTCGGCACCGAGGCCGGCGACGTGATCGCGCTGGACCGTTCAGTTTGATCCACCCGCCGCCGTCACCGCCATCTCAAACCCTTTCCCGAGCGCCCACGACGTTCCAGTCATGCGACACCGCGAAGTCGAGACGGACGCGGAGTACCTCGCCCGGATGGAGACGGGCGCAGACTGGCGCGAGGAGATCGAGGCGCTGGCAGACGAGGAAGACGTGGACGCGGGGTGGTTCGCCGCGATGGGTGCCGTCCGGGCGGCCGAGCTGTGGTTCTACGACCAACGCGAGAAGGAGTACCACGCCGTCGAGTTCGACGAGCCGTTGGAGGTGGCGGCGTGTGTCGGCAACGTCTCCCTGCTCGACGGGGAACGGTTCGCCCACACTCACGCGGTGCTGTCGCGGGAGAACGGCCAGGCGCTGGCGGGCCACCTGAACAACGCCCGCGTGTTCGCCGGCGAGGTGTACCTCCGGTCGTTCGCGGAGCCGTTGGAGCGGGCACACCACGACCAGACGGATCTGGACCTCTGGCTGAACGACTGACTCCGTCGCTCACTCCACGCCGAAGGGGCTCTCGGCGGCCGTCCAGTCCCAACCGGGGAGTCGCGTCTGGAAGCCGGCCGCGAGCGCGGCGTCCAAGTCGTCGACGCCGGCCGGGTCGTCCCCGTCTTCTCCGAGCGCGTCGGTGTCTGGGGGGTCGGTGTCTGGAGCGTCGGTAGCGAGGGCGTCGACGACGTGGAACGTCGCCTCCGCCAGCGTCGCCAGGGGCTGGCCGCCGGCGATACTGCTCGCCAGGAGTCGGCCCAACTGCTCGTCGACGACGAACCCCGGGTAGTCGTCGGTCACGTCCAACTCCCGGAGGAGGCCGGCGAGCGCGGCGACGTTGACCGCGCGGTCGCCGTCGGCGAAGACGGCGTCCACCTCCGCGCGGTACGCCGTCGCGTCGACCGGGTCGACGGTCGTGTCGAACGCCGTCCCCAGCCGCGCGCGAGTCTCGTTGATCGTCGCCACCACCGTCGGAGCGCGCTCGTGGAGCCGGTCTCGCTCGGCCGCGACGCGCTCGGGGGTGAGTCGCACACCCCCACGACGGCTGCCTGCGGTTTGCAGTTTGCGAAGGCTTTTGTAATCGGGCGAGTGAAGTGGGTGGTAAGCGGGTTCTCGTCGCCTATCGAGCGACTAATCGTCGAACCCGACTCCGGAGAGGGCCGGGTCGGACGGCACTCGTCGGGTTCGACACCGCAAAACCACCATGTCACGGGTCAGATCCACGCTACACCCGTTCTCGCAGCCATGAGCCAAGTCGAACGTCAACTCGAAGAGACGAAGGCACAGATCGAGGCCGAGATTCCCGACGATATCTCCGTCACGGACGTCACCTACGAGGGGCCAGAGCTGGTCGTCTACACCAGACACCCCAAACAGTTCGCCCGCAACGGCGACCTCGTCCGCGACCTCGCCTCCGAGCTCCGCAAGCGCATCACCGTCCGGCCACACCCGGACGTGTTGTCGCTCCCGCGGGAGGCGGAAGACGACATTCGGGAGATCATCCCCGACGAGGCCGGTGTCGCCGACCTCGACTTCCACCAAGACACCGGTGAGGTGGTGATCGAGGCGGAGAAGCCCGGACTGGTCATCGGCCGTCACGGCTCCACCCTGCGGGAGATCACGAAACAGGTCGGCTGGACGCCCGAGGTCGTCCGGACACCTCCCATCGAGTCGTCGACGGTGTCGAACGTCCGGAACTTCCTGAAACACGAGCGCGAGGAACGCCGAGACATCCTGGAGAAGGTGGGCCGACAGATCCACCGCGAGGAGATGTCCGACGAGCAGTGGGTTCGGATCTCCACGCTGGGCTGTTGCCGCGAGGTGGGTCGTGCGGCGTTCGTGCTCAACACGGCCGAGACACGGGTGCTGATCGACTGTGGCGACAAGCCCGGCTCCGACGACGTGCCGTACCTCCAGGTGCCGGAGGCGCTGGGCGCCGGCGCGAGCAACCTCGACGCGGTCGTGCTCACACACGCCCACCTGGACCACTCCGCGTTGATCCCGCTCCTGTTCAAGTACGGCTACGACGGGCCGATCTACTGTACGGAGCCGACCCGCGACCTGATGGGGCTGCTCACGCTGGACTACCTCGACGTCGCGACCAAGGAGGGGCGGACGCCGCCGTACGACTCCGAGCAGGTCCGGGAGGCGATCAAACACTGCATTCCGTTGGAGTACGGCGACGTGACGGACATCGCGCCGGACGTGAAGCTGACGATGCACAACGCAGGCCACATCCTCGGGTCGGCGGTGTCGCACTTCCACATCGGCGACGGGCTGTACAACGTCTGTTTCTCCGGCGACATCCACTACGAGGACACTCGACTGTTCAACGGGGCCGTCAACGACTTCCCGCGGGTGGAGACGCTCGTGATGGAGTCCACCTACGGCGGCCGGAACGACTACCAGACGGACCAGGAGGACTCCGAGGAGAAGCTGTTGGAGGTCATCAACGAGACCCACGAGCGCGGCGGGAAGGTCGTGATCCCGGCGTTCGCGGTCGGTCGGTCACAGGAGATGATGCTCGTCTTGGAGGAGGCGATGCGAACCGGGAAGATTCCGGAGATGCCGGTCCACCTGGACGGGATGATCTGGGAGGCGACTGCAATCCACACCACGTACCCGGAGTACCTGCGTGACGACCTCCAGGACCGGATCTTCCACGAGGACGAGAACCCGTTCCTGGCCGACCAGTTCAACCACATCGACGCCGGCGAGGAGGAACGCCGGGAGGTGGCCGACGGGGGGCCGTGTATCGTCCTGTCCACCTCCGGGATGGTCACCGGCGGCCCGATCATGTCCTGGCTGCGTCACCTCGGCAGCGACACGGACTCCACGCTCACCTTCGTCGGCTACCAGGCACAGGGGACGCTGGGCGACAAGATCCAACGCGGCCAGGACCGCATCCCCGTCCAGGATCCGGACGACCCGCGGCGCAACAGCACACTCAGCCTGGAGATGAACGTCGAGACCGTCGACGGCTTCTCCGGTCACGCCGACCGCCAGGGGCTAGAGAACTTCGTCCGGACGATGAACCCCCGCCCGGAGAAGGTGCTGTGTGTCCACGGCGACGAGCGGTCGGTACAGGACCTCTCGTCTGCGCTGTACCACGACTACAACATGCGGACGTTCGCGCCGAAGAACCTGGAGACGTTCCGGTTCGAGTGAGTCAGGCGTAGATTTCGAGAGACAGCTTCACCACCTGGCCGTCGTAGATTACGAACCGACCGACCTCGGAGTCGTCGGGGTGGTCTGGAAGTCGTTCGTAGGCGCGTACCGTAGCCCGCAGTTGGGGGCTCGGGACGCCGACGACGACCGGCTCCGCCGTCCCGTTCGACTCGAACGCGGCGACCGCCTGCTCCGTCGCGCGCCGGATCTGTCTGTTCTCGACTTCGGACAGCGGCACCGGATCGACGCCGGACGGTGCCGACGAGACGACGATCGCCTCCATTTGACCGCCGTTCGTCGGTGTTCCGACACCGATGCCAGCACAGCCGGTAGTCAGGAGGAGCAAGGCGACGACGAACGTTGCAGCCAGCGGTCTCATGCGACTGTGAAGTCTGCTTGTTGCTCTTCGTTAAGCATTTTACTATACATCAGTCGTATTTTGTAGTTTCTTATGCACCGGTGGCCGACCGCTCTCGAGAATCAAACTCCGCTTCGTTTTCTAAACTGATTCCCTTCGATTCAACCCCACACTGTCAAGTCATCAAAGGATGGCACTCTTTGCCTGTGCCTATACCACGGCCACGACGTGTAGACGTTCACTCCGGTGGCGTGGGAACGTTCCAGCCCGGGTAGATCGACACTCGCGGTTAGCTGTAGACGAGTAGAAGAACTCTAACCACGCGATCACGGTAGACTACAAACCGCCCCAGACTCTCCTCCGCCTGGCTCTCGGGGAGCCGTTCGTACGCACGTTCCGTCTCGTCCAGTGCCGGTCGCGGAACGGGAATGGTGACGGTCTCGGCTGTTCCGTTCGAGTCAAACGCGACGACTGCCTGCTCTGTTGCCCGCCGGATCTGTTCATTTTCGACTTTGGACAGTGGCGTCGGATCGACATCGGAAGGTGCCGACGAGACGACAACCGCCTCCACCTGCCCGCCGTTCGTCGGCGTTCCATTAGTCACTCCTGCACATCCGACAACACTGACTACCAAGAGAACTCCGACAGCCACACTCAGCTTTTTCATACCGTTATATTTAATTTTTCCTCTCCGTGGATTATTGTAGTGGCATAGCAACTGTCTCCGCCTGCTGCTCCATTATGAGATGCGATCATCAGCGAACGGCCGTTCTCTACATTATACCAAGGCCCGCCAGAATCGCCATCTTTCTCGTTTCCTTTTCCAGCATACACCCTACCTTTTTCACCTCCAGAGTAATTAGTAAACTTCATTTTATTTCTCCCAGTTGTCTTTCCTTGTCTATATATTTCTTCATTTGAAGATGCCATATCTTTTAATTTGTCTTTTGCTATTACTCCATATATTTCCAGTCCCATATAGTTGTTCTCTCCTTTGTCAGCAATATCATATTTTCTAGATTCCCCATTTGAGTGGAACATACCGATATCGCCTTCTCCGTAAGGAGTGTACTTCTTACTCTCACCGAGGAATGTTGTACAACAAGTTGCTGGCTGATATATATCCACCCCTTTCTGTCGTTTTAAGACGTGTGCTGCGGTGATCCATCCTGGTTGTGAGTTCCCCATGTCATAGGCTGGACATCCAATAGTTCCATTGCTAAAGTCTCCACGCTCTAGCTGACATCCAGCAGGAACCGGCCTATATAATGAGCTGTACACTGCGCTCTGTTGTAAAGATTCTTTTTCCAACATAATTGGAATATTACTAATACGATGAGATCGGCCGTCATACTCCACTGTTCCTGAGGTAGCATCTGGAAGGCGCTGTTGAACCTTATCAAGTGAAACGGGGGGTTGGCGTTTGATTTCTTTGCCCTTCTGTTCTGGACCCGATCTGATCGTAGTATAAGATACACGGATGACAGTCTCACTATATTTATTGCTGTTTACATCTGGAGTTACTGATACAAATGGAATGTCTTTTACTTTATTCCTGATTTTTTGTGCAGCATTATAAGCTGTCTCAGTGCGGACCCACTCATCCCGTGGAATCGTGTGGAACTTAGCTTCGCGCGTTGGTTTCGCGCCGTTCACAACCGCCCTGTGATTCGTGTGCTGGTACGAGTGAGTCCGGACGATCGTATTAGTATCGTCAGCAGTCGCTGCTGCAATCTCCTCAATCTGCCCAGTAGCGAGTGCCGTTGCCGATACACCGAGTCCAGAGAGGCTCTTGACGAGACGACGCCGCCCCATCACACGCAGTTTTCGTTCTGTCGACCGCTGTCTCCCGTTCAACGCGGTCTCTGCGACAGGTGTGTTGTTACTGTTCGTCTCGGCCTGATTACTTTCGCCCGTTATAGATTCGCTTATGACACACCTACTTTATAGCTTTTTTATAAACTTTTGACATTCATGAGCAGGACCGTCAGATGTAGTCGAGACGCTGTCTGGTCGGAGAACAACCCCTATGATTAATCAGCACGCCGTCGCACTGGTGTAGTATGAAACGGCTCTGGGGGGACGAGGGCACGACGGAGGCGTTCAGACGAGAGTTCGCGGGGTGGGCCCGCGACCACGGCGGCGAGCTCGTCGACCGGGCGGACGACGCCGTCTTCTGTCAGTTCGACGCGACGGACGAACACGCCAGCTTCGAGATCGGCGTGTACGAGGCCGGCGGCCAGCACGTCCTCCGGTTCGACACGATCCGCGAGGAGATCGAACTGAAGGTGTTGGCGGAGTACGCTATCGACGGCTCCACGCTCGTCGTCAAGTCCGACCAGGGGAGCCGAGAGTTCGAACTCGACGTGGCGAGCGGCAACTGGAGTGTCCGGAAACGGCCGATCTGAGCCGGTGGCTCAGCCGTCGTCCGGGTCCTGGTGGCTCAGCCGTCGTCCGGGTCCTGGTGGCTCGTCGCCGGCCGTCCAAGCGCCTCCTCGACAGCGTCGACTTTCTCGAAGGCGCGTTGGTCCGACGCTCGTTTGTCGTCGATCTTGAGGAACGTGCTCACGCGGTCGCCGTCGACGGCCTCGTGGGCCGCCTGCACCGCGTCCAGCAGCGTCCCGATGTCGTCCGTCTCGATCACGGTGCCCATCGGGTTCGTCTCGTAGGCGACGCCCGCCTCGTCTAAGGCCGCGACGGCGTCGGCCACGTCTTCGGCCATGCTGTCTTCCGTCACCGGCGCGACCGACAGGAGTGCGATGACTGTCACGGACGCCACTCCGGGCGCGTCCGGCAAGACGTTGTGGGACACGGCGGGACACCCCAGGATGGGCCGCCCCCCTTTTTACGGCCGACCGTGTAGTCAGCGGCGTGTCACGAGCGACGAGAGCGGTCGAACTCGGGCGGGCGGTGGTCCACGAGGCGCGGGCCGAGCAGCTGACGTTCCTCGCCGGCAGCATCGCCTACCACGCGTTCGTCTCGTTGCTGCCGCTCCTGTTGCTCGTCTTGTTCGTCCTGTCGGCGTTGGGCGGGCTCGCGCCGACGGAGGCGGTGTTCGCGCTCGTCGCCGCGGCGCTGACGGACGGCACCGCAGACGTGTTGTTGGCCGAGCTCCGGCGGGCCAGCGCCTCCCGACAGCTGTCCCTCGCGGGCGTCGCCGTGCTCGTGTGGGGGACGCTCCGGGTGTTCCGTGGGCTCGACACCGCCTTCTCGGACGTGTACGAGACGGAGTCGGCAAACGGCTTCCTGGACCAACTGCGGGACGGGCTCGTCGTCTCCGGGGCGTTCGGGCTGTCGGTGGTAGTCGCGGCGACGCTCCACGCCGCGGTGCCGGCAGACGGTGCCGGCCTCGGTCCGACGCTCGCCAACCGGCTCGTGCTCGTCGTCGGGCTGGCGGTGACGCTGTACCCGATGTACTACGTCTTCCCGGACACGGACGTGACCCCGGCGGAGGTGGTGCCGGGGACGCTGCTCGCCGCGACGGGGTTGACTGCGTTCGTCTCCCTGTTCGGACTGTACGTCCGGTGGAGCGGCGAGCAGCCCGAGGAGAGCGTGCTCGCGGCGATTCTGGTGTTCCTGACGTGGCTGTACGTCTCCGGGTTCGTGGTCTTACTGGGCGCGGTGGTCAACGCGGTGTTGTCGAACCGGAGCGCGGACGTGTCCGTACGGCCCGTGATCGGCGACGCGGCGGGCGACGACGGACCCGGCGACCGCCGTGGCGCCGCGACGGCGCCGACGGACGCCGACCTCGCGGCGCTGGAGCGGCTGCTCGCGGACGGCGTCGTCGAAGTCGGCGGCAGCGACGACGCCCTCGCGCTGCCGGCACCCTCGGCCGTCGCGGTCGAGCGCGACGGCGACGGCCCGCGCGTGACGCTGTCGTGGGACGGCGACGGCGCCACGGCCGACGGCGACCGCGGCCGAGGGGATTAGGTCGCTGGCGTCCGGAGTCGGAGTCGATGTACCGGTCACACCCAGTGCGACGGCTGTGTGAGGCGCCGACCGCCGGAGAGACGGTGACGCTCGTCGTCGGGTTCGACCCGGAGACGACGGACCGAGACACGCTGACGGCGGAACTGTCCGCGGACGCGACCGTCGTAGCGTTGCCGTACGACACTCTTCGGGTGACGGTGCCACAGCCGGCCGTCGCCGACGTGTGCGAGCTCGACGGCGTCGTCCGGGTCGAGACGGCGAACGTGATCGACCTCGGGGACGCGGGCGAGGACGTGTAACGGCCTCGGGACGCGGGCGAGGACGTGTAACGGCCTCGGGACGCGGGCGAGGACGTGTAACGGCCTCGGGGAATCGAAGAGAACACGCCCCCGTGCGCCGCAGGACCGAACGAACGTCCACCGAGAGGCGAGAAGCTGGACGGACGCTCGTCGCTCTAGCGTGATCGGTAGCGTATTAGTCGTCCGGGCCCGAACAGTGTGTGATGAGTGGTCAGACGGTTCTACAACGCGACGACGTACCGCTCGACCTCCGGCTGTCGGAGGCAGAGTTGGAAGCGACGCGGGAACACTTGGTCGAGTTCGTTCGAGAACAGGTGGAGACGGCGGGTGCCGACGGGGCCGTCATGGGTCTGTCCGGCGGAATCGACTCCACGACCGTCTCGCACCTGGCCGTCGAGGCGCTGGGTGCCGAGAACGTCCACGGTCTGGTGATGCCGTCGGAGGTGAACGACGACGAGAACATGAGCGACGCCGAGCGGGTGGCGGAGCTCCTTGGAATCGACTACGACGTGGTCGAGATCGAGCCGATCGCCGAGCAGTTGTTCGACCAGCTGCCGGAGGCGGCCGACGACCAGATGGCTACGGGCAACGTCCGGGTGCGGCTCCGGGGTGTCACGAACTACTTCGTCGCCAACGCCGACGACCGGCTCGTGCTCGGCACGGGTAACCGGAGTGAGGCGCTGACGGGGTACTACACGAAGTACGGCGACCAGGCGGTCGACTGCAACCCCATCGGCAATCTGTACAAACAACAGGTCCGTCAGTTGGCCGACCACATCGGCGTCCCGACGGATCTCGTCATGAAGACCCCGTCGGCAGGCATGTGGGTCGGCCAGACGGACGAGGAGGAGCTGGGCCTGGACTACGACACGCTGGACTCCATCCTGGCGGTCCACATCGACGGCGGGCTGTCGACGAGCGCGACGTGTGAGACGCTGGACGTGACGGAAGACCAGGTGTCGGCCGTCCGCGAACTGTACGAGTCGTCGGCACACAAGCGGGCGATGCCGCCGGCGCCGGACGCGCTCGGGCTGTAGAGTAGCCTCAGCGAATCCAGCGAGGTACTTTTCGCAGGAGACGGGCGACAGTGGACAGCCCGGCGGCCCACAGTCGATCCGGGACGCCCTCGGGGCCGACCGGCACCGGGCCGCCCGTGGCGACCGTCTGGGCGTCCGTGTACCGGAGCAGTCCCTCCGGGCCGTGGCGACGGCCGACGCCAGAGTCGCCGCGCCCACCCATCGGCGCGTCGACGGCCGCCCAGGCGGCGGCGTACCCCTCGTTGATCGAGACGGTGCCGGTGTCGATCCGGCGAGCGACCGCCCGGCCGCGTTCCTCGTCGCCGGTCCACACCGCGCCGTGGAGGCCGTACTCCGTGTCGTTGGCCCGCGCGACCGCCTCGTCCGTGTCCGAGACGGGGTAGAGCGCGACCACCGGCCCGAACGTCTCCGTGTCGTGTGCGGTCGCGTCCGTCGGCACGTCCGCGAGGACGGTCGGCTCGTGGAAGTACGGTCCCAGGTCCGGGCGCGGCTCCCCGCCCGTCAGAACGGTCGCCCCGCGTTCGCGGGCGTCGTCGACGTGGTCGCGGGTCTTCTCGAACTGTGCCTGCGACAGCAACGGCCCCATCTCCGCCCGCCAGTCGTAGTCGAACCCGAGTCGGATCTCCTCGACCGCCTCCACGAACGCGTCGCGGAACTCGTCGTACACGTCCTCGTGGACGAACAGCCGCTCGGTCGTGATACACAGTTGGCCGGCGTTGGCGAACGACGACCGAACGGCCCCCTGGGCGGCTGCCTCCGGGTCGGCGTCGTCCAACACGAGCAACGGGTTCTTGCCGCCGAGCTCCATCGAGACGGGGACGAGGTTCTCGCCGGCGAGTGCGGCCACCTCCCGCCCGGCCGCGGTGCTGCCGGTGAACGAGACGTAGTCGACCCGTTCGACCAGGTTCGGCCCCACCTCCGGCCCGCGGCCGGGGACGATCTGGAACAGGTCGGCGGGCACTCCGGCCTCGACGAGCAGTTCCTTCGCCCGGGCGGCGACGTGGGTGGTCGCCTCTGCGGGCTTGCAGACGACGGCGTTGCCGGCGACCAACGCCGGGAGCGCGTCGGAGACGACCAGCGTCAGCGGGTAGTTCCAGGGGGCGATCATCCCGACGACGCCGAGGGGGTGGTGGTGGACGTCCGCCCGGGTGAGCAACGGGATCACGCCCTGGCGGCGCTCGTCGGCGAGCGTGCTCGCGGCGGTGTCGGCGTAGTAGCCGGCGGTGACTGCCACGTCGAACACCTCCTCTGCGGCGTCCCGGCGGGACTTCCCCGTCTCGCGCTGGACGAGACTCGTCAACGACTCGCGGTCGTCGAGCACCGCGTCGGCGACCGCGTCCAAGACCGCCGTGCGGTCCTCGACCGAGCGCTCGCGCCACTCGGCGGCCGCCGCACGGCCGTCGGCGACGGCCGCCTCCACGTCCGACTCCGTCGCCGTCGGCAACTGGGCGTACTCCGTGCCCGTCACGGGCGACTCGACGGGAATCGACGGCTCCCCGGTCGCGGTCAGCTGGTCGTGGAGCGCCGCGAGGCGGTCCTGGGACCACTCGCTGGGTGTCACGACCCTCCCGACGGCCGGGACGAACATAGGAACGACGGTTCCGGTCGGAGGGTGAAAGCGGGAGCAGTACTGACTGCTCGAGCGATCGGGAGCGATACTGATCGTTCGGGAGCAGTCGTGAGCCGACACGTTCCGGCGGGTCTAGTACGATGGAGTAATAGTAGGGTTCACCACAGCGGCGCTCCCTTCCTCGACGAGACGATGGATGGGCACACGCAGTCGGACGGGCCGGACGACGGGGGTGAACGGCACGACCACGGCGAGGGAGCGACGGAGGCGGCACGGCTCCGTCGGCTCCACCGCGCGACCCGCGAGATGGTGAGCCGGGAACGAGTTGACGCCATCGCCGACATTGCGACGAACGCGGCTGCGGACGTGCTCGGATTCGAGCTCAACTCGGTGCGAGAGTACGACGAGGAGACGGAACGACTCGTCCCGCTCGCGGCTGCCGACCGGACGGTCGCGGTCGCGGGCGAACGCCGGGCCTACGACCGGGGCGAGACCGTCCAGTGGGAGGCGTTCGACGCCAGGGAGGCGAGAGTGTACCAAGACGCGGGCGCCATCGACGACGACGTCGACCGGCCGGGCGGCGGAAGTGTCTTGATCGTCCCGTTGGGCGACGACGGCGTGCTCACGCTGGGCACGTTCGAGCAGGAGGGCATCGACGAGGCGGACGTGGAACTCGCACGGGTGTTGGCCGCAAACGTCCAGACCGCCTTCGAGCGTGCCAGACGCATCCGACTACTGAAACGGCGCGAGGACAGTCTCGCGGCCGTCGAAGAACGGTTGGACCGCTTCGCCAGTCTCGTCGCTCACGAGTTCCGGAACCCGTTGGCAATCGCCGCCGGCCACCTAGAGCTGACGGTTCCCCGCGACCCGGACGACGAGCACAGCCTGGAGGCCGCCCGCGACGCGGTCGACCGGATGGACCGGCTGACCGAGAGTATCCTCGACCTGACGAGCCAGCGCGGGCTGACGGACGGGACGGAGAAGGTGACTGTCGGCTACGTCGCGCGGTCCGTCTGGGACGACTACGCTCCCGGACCGGCCACGCTGGAGTGTGACTCGGAGCTGACG belongs to Halobaculum sp. MBLA0143 and includes:
- a CDS encoding PPC domain-containing DNA-binding protein codes for the protein MRHREVETDAEYLARMETGADWREEIEALADEEDVDAGWFAAMGAVRAAELWFYDQREKEYHAVEFDEPLEVAACVGNVSLLDGERFAHTHAVLSRENGQALAGHLNNARVFAGEVYLRSFAEPLERAHHDQTDLDLWLND
- a CDS encoding beta-CASP ribonuclease aCPSF1 — its product is MSQVERQLEETKAQIEAEIPDDISVTDVTYEGPELVVYTRHPKQFARNGDLVRDLASELRKRITVRPHPDVLSLPREAEDDIREIIPDEAGVADLDFHQDTGEVVIEAEKPGLVIGRHGSTLREITKQVGWTPEVVRTPPIESSTVSNVRNFLKHEREERRDILEKVGRQIHREEMSDEQWVRISTLGCCREVGRAAFVLNTAETRVLIDCGDKPGSDDVPYLQVPEALGAGASNLDAVVLTHAHLDHSALIPLLFKYGYDGPIYCTEPTRDLMGLLTLDYLDVATKEGRTPPYDSEQVREAIKHCIPLEYGDVTDIAPDVKLTMHNAGHILGSAVSHFHIGDGLYNVCFSGDIHYEDTRLFNGAVNDFPRVETLVMESTYGGRNDYQTDQEDSEEKLLEVINETHERGGKVVIPAFAVGRSQEMMLVLEEAMRTGKIPEMPVHLDGMIWEATAIHTTYPEYLRDDLQDRIFHEDENPFLADQFNHIDAGEEERREVADGGPCIVLSTSGMVTGGPIMSWLRHLGSDTDSTLTFVGYQAQGTLGDKIQRGQDRIPVQDPDDPRRNSTLSLEMNVETVDGFSGHADRQGLENFVRTMNPRPEKVLCVHGDERSVQDLSSALYHDYNMRTFAPKNLETFRFE
- a CDS encoding MTH1187 family thiamine-binding protein, with amino-acid sequence MTVIALLSVAPVTEDSMAEDVADAVAALDEAGVAYETNPMGTVIETDDIGTLLDAVQAAHEAVDGDRVSTFLKIDDKRASDQRAFEKVDAVEEALGRPATSHQDPDDG
- a CDS encoding YihY/virulence factor BrkB family protein, translating into MSRATRAVELGRAVVHEARAEQLTFLAGSIAYHAFVSLLPLLLLVLFVLSALGGLAPTEAVFALVAAALTDGTADVLLAELRRASASRQLSLAGVAVLVWGTLRVFRGLDTAFSDVYETESANGFLDQLRDGLVVSGAFGLSVVVAATLHAAVPADGAGLGPTLANRLVLVVGLAVTLYPMYYVFPDTDVTPAEVVPGTLLAATGLTAFVSLFGLYVRWSGEQPEESVLAAILVFLTWLYVSGFVVLLGAVVNAVLSNRSADVSVRPVIGDAAGDDGPGDRRGAATAPTDADLAALERLLADGVVEVGGSDDALALPAPSAVAVERDGDGPRVTLSWDGDGATADGDRGRGD
- a CDS encoding NAD+ synthase, with the protein product MSGQTVLQRDDVPLDLRLSEAELEATREHLVEFVREQVETAGADGAVMGLSGGIDSTTVSHLAVEALGAENVHGLVMPSEVNDDENMSDAERVAELLGIDYDVVEIEPIAEQLFDQLPEAADDQMATGNVRVRLRGVTNYFVANADDRLVLGTGNRSEALTGYYTKYGDQAVDCNPIGNLYKQQVRQLADHIGVPTDLVMKTPSAGMWVGQTDEEELGLDYDTLDSILAVHIDGGLSTSATCETLDVTEDQVSAVRELYESSAHKRAMPPAPDALGL
- a CDS encoding succinic semialdehyde dehydrogenase, translated to MFVPAVGRVVTPSEWSQDRLAALHDQLTATGEPSIPVESPVTGTEYAQLPTATESDVEAAVADGRAAAAEWRERSVEDRTAVLDAVADAVLDDRESLTSLVQRETGKSRRDAAEEVFDVAVTAGYYADTAASTLADERRQGVIPLLTRADVHHHPLGVVGMIAPWNYPLTLVVSDALPALVAGNAVVCKPAEATTHVAARAKELLVEAGVPADLFQIVPGRGPEVGPNLVERVDYVSFTGSTAAGREVAALAGENLVPVSMELGGKNPLLVLDDADPEAAAQGAVRSSFANAGQLCITTERLFVHEDVYDEFRDAFVEAVEEIRLGFDYDWRAEMGPLLSQAQFEKTRDHVDDARERGATVLTGGEPRPDLGPYFHEPTVLADVPTDATAHDTETFGPVVALYPVSDTDEAVARANDTEYGLHGAVWTGDEERGRAVARRIDTGTVSINEGYAAAWAAVDAPMGGRGDSGVGRRHGPEGLLRYTDAQTVATGGPVPVGPEGVPDRLWAAGLSTVARLLRKVPRWIR
- a CDS encoding sensor histidine kinase, giving the protein MDGHTQSDGPDDGGERHDHGEGATEAARLRRLHRATREMVSRERVDAIADIATNAAADVLGFELNSVREYDEETERLVPLAAADRTVAVAGERRAYDRGETVQWEAFDAREARVYQDAGAIDDDVDRPGGGSVLIVPLGDDGVLTLGTFEQEGIDEADVELARVLAANVQTAFERARRIRLLKRREDSLAAVEERLDRFASLVAHEFRNPLAIAAGHLELTVPRDPDDEHSLEAARDAVDRMDRLTESILDLTSQRGLTDGTEKVTVGYVARSVWDDYAPGPATLECDSELTVTADRKRLTTLFENLFDNAVGVGGPSVTVTVRAREGGPGFVVADDGPGFDADDPTELFQYGATVEAAGTGLGLALVRDIAEAHGWTVDVASSDDGATFVFCTDGDEDHAAGTTR